The genomic stretch GAAAGGCATTACAACACCCGTGTTTTCCTGGATAAGGTGAACAGGCTTGCATCGGTTGTATCTCAAATGGGCACCGATATCAATCCCGATGGCCTTGCCATATTGGGTGTAGCTGAGATTGAAAATGATACCGTTCTGAACATACTCGTTAATCATAAAGACCTGAAAGCACGGGGAATGAAAATTGTGCATTACAACAGCCCCGACGTTCGGGGGGTGGATGTTGGCCTGCTTTATAATCCCAAATACTTTAACCCGGTTTACAGTGCCCCCCTATTTGTAAAGCTACCTGGCGGTTCAAAAGATTCTTATTTTACCCGTGATATACTGTATGTGAAAGGAGTTATGGACGGCGATACCATTCATGTGATGGTAAACCACTGGCCTTCCCGTTCGGGTGGCGAAGAAAGGTCGATACCTGCCCGGGCTGCTGCTGCATCGGTTGCCAGGCGTATCGTTGATTCGCTCATGGCAATTGATACCACTTCAAAGATTGTTATCATGGGTGATCTGAATGATGATCCGGTAAGCCCCAGTCTTACCAAAATACTCGGCACAAAAGGAAGACCAGCAGATGTAAAAGTAAGGGGCCTTTTTAACCCCTGGGTTGACTTTTATAAAAAAGGGATCGGCACGTTGGCATACCAGGATGCCTGGGGCCTGTTTGACCAGGTGGTATTTTCACAGCCATGGCTTGATAAAGAACAAAAAGGCTATTTCTTTTACAGGGCGAATATCTTTAACAAGGAGTTCCTGGTGCAGCAAACGGGTAAATACAAAGGCTATCCAAAAAGAACATGGGATGGCACCACCTATAATTACGGGTACAGCGATCACTTCCCGGTATTTGTTACCATGCTCAAGAAAGTAAATACGCCTGCCCGATGATCCCTTTTACGTTACAATAACCACCTGTTCCGCGGTAAGCAGGGGTAAATTCCTGAACCGAAGGACTATGTTCCCGGTGGTAACCACATCTTTCTGGCAATAGGTTACAATGCGCTGCAGTTGCTTTTCTTTACCGCCGGTGGACTGCGACCAGTAAACTTCCCCCACCATGCTTCCGTCTATATCATCTTTGGAAGAAGGAACTTTTAAAGCGGCTGCCAGCAGTTTTAAAGAAGTAAAGTTCTTGTAATCTCCAAATCGCCAGTATTGAAAGGTGTCGACCATATTTGTTTCCCATGGTTTCATGTTCTGGAAATCGAGAAAAGGAGGAATGCTGAGGCCATTGATGAGAATACGCCTGCATATAAAAGGTATGTCAAACTCTTTAATGTTATGCCCGGTGAAACTCCATTTGTTGCTGTTGGCTTCCAATTGCTGAAGGGTGGCCAGAAAATCCTGCAGCAGTTTTTTCTCATCATCCCCGTAAAAGGATTTCACCCTTAACAGGTGGGAGTTCCCCTCTTTTTTGAAATACCCGATGCTGATGCAGATGACCTTTGCAAACTCAGCCATTACCCCCGCCCGCTGGGGATAGAATTCTGCTGCACTGGTCCCTTCGGGCAGACTTCGCTGCACTTTTTCCTGCCAGAGTATTTTCCATTCCTCACTCAATGTGTCAAATGATGCCTGTTCCGATACGGTCTCAATATCGATCAGCAACAGGTTCTCTAAACGGATGTTTTGCATATTGCCTGATTATACCGGTAAATTACAATTCCGCTTTTATAAAACCAACGTTTAATTCCCCAAAGAAAAACCCCATCTGCACATGGGCGGATGGGGTTTTATTTTTATACCTGGTTACAGGATTTAATCTTCTACCTTCATTTTACCTTTTGACTTAGCGATCACTTCTTCTGCAATGTTATTGGGTGCAGGAGAGTAATGGCTGAACTCCATGGTTGAGGTGGCACGGCCTGAGGATAATGAGCGCAACTGGGTTACATACCCGAACATTTCGCTCAACGGCACTTTGGCCTTGATCACCTGTACCCCGTGCTTGCTGTCCATACCTTCCAGCATACCGCGACGGCGGTTCAGGTCACCGGTAACATCACCCATGTATTGGTCAGGAGTAAGTACTTCCACTTTCATGATCGGTTCCAGCAAAACGGGTTTTGCTTTACGGCCTGCTTCACGATAACCCTGCTTGGCACAAAGTTCAAAAGACATTGCATCCGAGTCAACCTGGTGGAAAGATCCGTCCTTTACAACCACTTTCATACTTTCCATTGGGTAAGCTGCCAGTACACCTGTAGTCATCGCCGATTCAAAACCCTTTTGTATGGCCGGTACAAATTCTTTTGGAATGCTGCCACCAAACAAACTGTTTACGAACTGGAAACGTCCTTTGTCTTCTTTCAGGAACTCTTCATCTGCGGGTCCTATTGAAAAAATGATGTCGGCGAATTTACCACGGCCACCGGTTTGCTTTTTCAGTATCTCACGGTGTTCAATGGTATTCTGGAATGCTTCTTTATAAGCCACCTGCGGGGCACCCTGGTTGATCTCTACTTTAAATTCACGTTTCATCCTGTCCACAATGATCTCCAGGTGCAATTCACCCATACCGCTCAGAATGGTCTGGCCGGTCTCTTCGTCGGTCCTGACACGCAAGGTAGGATCTTCTTCCACCAGCTTGGCAATTGCCATACCCATCTTATCAACGTCGGCCTGTGTTTTTGGTTCCACAGCTATGGAGATCACCGGCTCCGGGAATGTCATCGCTTCCAGAACGATCGGGTTATCTTCATTACATAAGGTATCGCCGGTTTTGATGTCTTTAAAACCAACACCTGCTCCGATATCACCTGCTTCGATGAAATCGATCGGGTTTTGTTTGTTGGCATGCATCTGCATGATACGGCTGATACGTTCTTTCTTACCTGTACGGGTATTCAGAACATAACTGCCTGCATCCAGGCGTCCGCTGTATGCACGGAAGAAGGCCAGCCGGCCCACAAACGGGTCGGTCATGATCTTGAATGCAAGGGCAGAAAATGGTTCTTTCGGATCCGCATGACGAATCAATTCCTCCCCATTATCCGGGTCTGTTCCTTTAACTGCCTCAATATCCAGTGGACCAGGCAGGTAACGGCATATCGCATCCAATGCAGTCTGAACACCTTTGTTTTTGAAAGAGGAACCACACATCATCGGAATGATGGAAATATCAATTACCGCTTTGCGGATGGCTTCATGCATCTCATTTTCGGTGATGCTGTTGGGATCATCGAAGAATTTCTCCAGCAGTTTATCATCATATTCTGCAACGGCTTCCACCAGGTGCTGCCTCCACTCATCCACGTCAGCCTTCATATCCTCGGGAATTGGTACTTCTTTATAGGTCATCCCCTGTGTCGTATCATCCCAGATGATCCCTTTCATGGTGATCAGGTCAACCACTCCTTTAAAATTATCTTCTGCTCCGATCGGCAATTGCAACGGAACGGCCTTGGCACCCAGCATTTCTTTAACCTGCTTTACTACATTCAGGAAGTCTGCACCGCTGCGGTCCATTTTGTTTACAAAACCGATACGTGGCACTTTGTAACGGTTGGCCTGGCGCCAAACGGTTTCCGATTGCGGTTCTACCCCGGACACGGCGCAGAACAAAGCCAGTAAACCATCCAGTACACGTAAAGAACGCTCCACTTCCACGGTAAAATCCACGTGGCCGGGCGTATCAATGATGTTGAATTTGAATTGTTTTGTTTCCGGTATTTTCGCACCCTGAACCGTTGGAAAGTTCCAAAAGCAGGTAGTAGCAGCCGAAGTGATAGTGATCCCCCTTTCCTGCTCCTGTGCCATCCAGTCCATGGTAGCGGCACCTTCGTGTACCTCACCTATTTTATGATTTACACCGGTGTAATATAAAATACGTTCAGTAGTCGTTGTTTTACCGGCATCAATATGAGCGGCAATTCCAAAGTTTCGTTGATAACGTAAATCTGCCATTTTGTTTTATTTAGTATTTATGATTTTTAAGTGAAATTTTATGTGATTGACCTTTGTTCCTTGTTCCTTCCCGTTGTCCCGATCGCTGGCAGTACTTATTTGTACTTCTGGATCCACGCTGAGCATTTCTTCCCCGTAGCTGAACAGGTCCTTGCGGCTGTCCGGGGGTCCGATATGATGATTTATGCTCTCATTAAATGCTAAATAGTTCAGTGCCTTCCAAACAAATACTGAAGCTTTTAGCGGCGCAAATGTACGTTCATTTTTTTGAATATCAAAGGCCCAACCATTAAAAAAGCCATCTGCCGGTTGGCGGATGGCTTTACTATTTAAAAGCAGTTAAAACTTAGATACGGAAGTGTGCAAAAGCCTTGTTGGCCTCTGCCATACGGTGGGTATCCTCTTTCTTTTTATAAGCAGCTCCCTCACCCTTGCTTGCAGCTACGATCTCGTTGGCTAATTTGTCTGCCATACTGCGTCCGTTACGTTCCCGGCTGTATTTGATCATCCATTTGATACTCAGGGATACTTTCCTGTCGGCACGAACCTCGGAAGGTATCTGGAAGGTTGCACCACCAATACGGCGGCTGCGAACCTCAACGCCCGGCGTAATATTCGACAGGGCTTTTTTCCAAACCTCATAACCATCATCACCGGTCTGCTTG from Chitinophagaceae bacterium encodes the following:
- a CDS encoding endonuclease/exonuclease/phosphatase, producing the protein MNKLLVTVALFCLPASGIYAQKISYHPALIGFYNLENFYDTVNNPLVDDEEFLPGSERHYNTRVFLDKVNRLASVVSQMGTDINPDGLAILGVAEIENDTVLNILVNHKDLKARGMKIVHYNSPDVRGVDVGLLYNPKYFNPVYSAPLFVKLPGGSKDSYFTRDILYVKGVMDGDTIHVMVNHWPSRSGGEERSIPARAAAASVARRIVDSLMAIDTTSKIVIMGDLNDDPVSPSLTKILGTKGRPADVKVRGLFNPWVDFYKKGIGTLAYQDAWGLFDQVVFSQPWLDKEQKGYFFYRANIFNKEFLVQQTGKYKGYPKRTWDGTTYNYGYSDHFPVFVTMLKKVNTPAR
- a CDS encoding ribonuclease H-like domain-containing protein; protein product: MQNIRLENLLLIDIETVSEQASFDTLSEEWKILWQEKVQRSLPEGTSAAEFYPQRAGVMAEFAKVICISIGYFKKEGNSHLLRVKSFYGDDEKKLLQDFLATLQQLEANSNKWSFTGHNIKEFDIPFICRRILINGLSIPPFLDFQNMKPWETNMVDTFQYWRFGDYKNFTSLKLLAAALKVPSSKDDIDGSMVGEVYWSQSTGGKEKQLQRIVTYCQKDVVTTGNIVLRFRNLPLLTAEQVVIVT
- the fusA gene encoding elongation factor G, with protein sequence MADLRYQRNFGIAAHIDAGKTTTTERILYYTGVNHKIGEVHEGAATMDWMAQEQERGITITSAATTCFWNFPTVQGAKIPETKQFKFNIIDTPGHVDFTVEVERSLRVLDGLLALFCAVSGVEPQSETVWRQANRYKVPRIGFVNKMDRSGADFLNVVKQVKEMLGAKAVPLQLPIGAEDNFKGVVDLITMKGIIWDDTTQGMTYKEVPIPEDMKADVDEWRQHLVEAVAEYDDKLLEKFFDDPNSITENEMHEAIRKAVIDISIIPMMCGSSFKNKGVQTALDAICRYLPGPLDIEAVKGTDPDNGEELIRHADPKEPFSALAFKIMTDPFVGRLAFFRAYSGRLDAGSYVLNTRTGKKERISRIMQMHANKQNPIDFIEAGDIGAGVGFKDIKTGDTLCNEDNPIVLEAMTFPEPVISIAVEPKTQADVDKMGMAIAKLVEEDPTLRVRTDEETGQTILSGMGELHLEIIVDRMKREFKVEINQGAPQVAYKEAFQNTIEHREILKKQTGGRGKFADIIFSIGPADEEFLKEDKGRFQFVNSLFGGSIPKEFVPAIQKGFESAMTTGVLAAYPMESMKVVVKDGSFHQVDSDAMSFELCAKQGYREAGRKAKPVLLEPIMKVEVLTPDQYMGDVTGDLNRRRGMLEGMDSKHGVQVIKAKVPLSEMFGYVTQLRSLSSGRATSTMEFSHYSPAPNNIAEEVIAKSKGKMKVED
- the rpsG gene encoding 30S ribosomal protein S7; the protein is MRKTQPKKIPLAPDPKFNDKLVTRFVNNLMWAGKKSGAYIIFYDALDKVAKQTGDDGYEVWKKALSNITPGVEVRSRRIGGATFQIPSEVRADRKVSLSIKWMIKYSRERNGRSMADKLANEIVAASKGEGAAYKKKEDTHRMAEANKAFAHFRI